AGCATGCCGAGGCTACAGCTATGATAGCCATTACGATCCTTAGAAGGAGGTTTATCATTGGTTCCGAAAGCTCAAACAATTCTTATCCCTCCACAATTCTTAATAGTCTCTTAACCTTCTCCTCATATCCAACTACGTAAGCTCTCCATCCAACGTCGACCTCATCAATAGAGTTCGTTATCTCGCCTACTGGAGATACGAAGAGAGCAGTTAGGTCACGGTTCTTAGCCATCTCCTTCTTAAGTTGAGAAAGAAGTCGTCTATCACCCACCTTTATCGATACTACTTGAACTCCGGTTCTATGAAAGCTGTATAAAATGTTTACCTTGGCATCCAAGATCTCTGAAAGCTCTATTGGTATCATTTTGTAGGGATTAACTATGAAGGTTATCCCTTCTTTCAAGAAGATTTCAGCATTAAGTGGGTTGTTGATTATCGTTATTACTAGTGGAATGTTGCTCTCCTTAGCTACTTTGCAGTATCGAAGATTTAGTGAGTCGCTTTCTGTAGCAGCTACGACCGCGTCTAGGATTCTACCATTAGCTCTGATGTATCCCTCCACTTCATCGATATCTAGCTGAATCATCTCCGCAAAGGGGAATAGTTTTGAGAGAACGTAGACCTTTTCGCTCGTAAACTCAACTATTATGAGCTTCCCGCTAAGATCTATCTTCCTAATGGTCTCTGCCGCAAAGTAAGCTGAGTGCCCCCCTCCAATTAGTAAGACCCTCAAATGAACTCCCCATCAACTTCGGGCTTCAAGTCGAGACTCTTAACGCTCTTTAAGTACTTCTCGGCCCAGTAGACATCTATTTTACGGTCCCTAATAGCTCTTTTCAATATAGCTTCTGCGACCTCATAGGCCATATCCGTTAACGCGTGCAGGGGTTTCATCTCATGGTCCTTGTATCCAAGATCCTTCTCAACGATCTTTGCTCCAAGCTTGTAAAAATCAATTAGCAAACCTACGTCCACACCCCACCCTCTTTCAAACTCTACCTTGTAGAACAACTTCCTTAATCCAGCAATCTCACCACTCAAAGGCTGCTTGAACTTCGCCAGCTCAGGATAAAACATCCTTAAAAGAGGTTTAGCAACTAACTCCGTAACTCTCCCAGCAGCTCTATCGAAACACCCTTTCACGAACTCTGCCCACCCATTAATTAATGGTTCAGCTAAACTTTCAATGAAGTCTGGAGTCAGGTTCTTAATGTCTATATCTAGAAAGACCAAAATATCTCCTTCCGCAAGATAGGCTCCATCCCGCATGGCTATGCCCTTACCTGGATAAACCAAGTTGCTTTGAACTATGACCTTAGCACCCTCTTTTCTGGAGACTTCAACAGTCCTATCACTGCTACCGCCATCAACAACTATCACTTCCATTACATGCTTTGCCTTAAAAGCTGTCTTTACAGCCCTCTTAACGTATTCCTCCCTATTCTTCACTGGAAAAATTACGGAGACGGCCATGATAACATCCTAAATAATATTATAAAAGTAGGGATACATAAATTGCTACTTCAGGAAGCTCAAGTGCATGTACTAGGGTTTAGACGCACTTAACTTACATCATTTATGTTGCTCGTAGCTTTAACTAAAAGTCTACTAATACAAGGTTTAAATATTGATAGTCGTAATTCGTGAATTTAAGGTATTGATCAGGGTGAATTAATGAAGTATCAAGAGTTGACTTGCATTGTCTGTCCGCGTAGCTGTCTTGCCCATGAAGAGGCTTGCTCTACCAATAGATCCAAGAGAGCTATCAACCGACCCAGAGGTAGGTAAGAGGTACGTGGAGGACCCATTGGTGTTTAAGGATCCAACGATAAAGCTCTTAGCCGAACTTGTAGGAGCTTCTCGTAGAGTGTGGAGGTACAGAGAAGATAGCTGTCCCAACGTTAATACTGCATGGAGCTGACGACAAGATAGTACCTGTAGAAGCATCAAAGAGACTCTACAGTGCTTTAAAAATCCAGGATAAGGTATTAAAGGTCTACCCCAACATGAAGCACGAGATCTTAAATGAAAGAGCAAAGCAGGAAGTCTTAAATGACATATTAAATTGGCTTCAAGACTGCAAATAAATCATTCCTCTACTCGAACTACGTGAAGTTTATTTAAGCAATCAATCAGATCAATTATTCGATTGGACGTTGAGATCATGCTGTGTTGCAATCAACCTGGGCGCACTTTAAATTGATGAAACATCGGTTACTTAGTCACACTCTGTGCATAGCTTTAAATATGTCGGAGTGCTGAACGAAGACCTCAACTCCTAGTTCCTTAGCTTTAACTTCAAGCTTTTCTCTAAGCTCATTTAGGCTGCACTTAGCCTTGCTCATATCAGCAATCATTATCATAGCGAAGAAGCCCCTCAAAACTGTTTGACTTATGTCCTCGATGTTCACGTTAAAGCTAGCCAAGACACTTGAAATCCCAGCAACTATGCCAGGCTTATCAACACCTATGACCGTGATCACTATGAGGTCCTTATCATGAGACTGCATATTTTACA
The sequence above is drawn from the Candidatus Nezhaarchaeota archaeon genome and encodes:
- a CDS encoding glycosyltransferase gives rise to the protein MAVSVIFPVKNREEYVKRAVKTAFKAKHVMEVIVVDGGSSDRTVEVSRKEGAKVIVQSNLVYPGKGIAMRDGAYLAEGDILVFLDIDIKNLTPDFIESLAEPLINGWAEFVKGCFDRAAGRVTELVAKPLLRMFYPELAKFKQPLSGEIAGLRKLFYKVEFERGWGVDVGLLIDFYKLGAKIVEKDLGYKDHEMKPLHALTDMAYEVAEAILKRAIRDRKIDVYWAEKYLKSVKSLDLKPEVDGEFI
- a CDS encoding NAD-binding protein → MRVLLIGGGHSAYFAAETIRKIDLSGKLIIVEFTSEKVYVLSKLFPFAEMIQLDIDEVEGYIRANGRILDAVVAATESDSLNLRYCKVAKESNIPLVITIINNPLNAEIFLKEGITFIVNPYKMIPIELSEILDAKVNILYSFHRTGVQVVSIKVGDRRLLSQLKKEMAKNRDLTALFVSPVGEITNSIDEVDVGWRAYVVGYEEKVKRLLRIVEG
- a CDS encoding ACT domain-containing protein encodes the protein MQSHDKDLIVITVIGVDKPGIVAGISSVLASFNVNIEDISQTVLRGFFAMIMIADMSKAKCSLNELREKLEVKAKELGVEVFVQHSDIFKAMHRV